Proteins found in one Streptomyces sp. NBC_00461 genomic segment:
- a CDS encoding glycosyltransferase family 39 protein has product MTDLATRVTVPGDTALRRAAPALLGYAAVRALGLLALVLWSGARDKSAYTLLTARWDALWYTRVAELGYGYEVRLPNGDVHSNLAFFPLLPWLERLLHAVTPLSYADAGFVVSLLASLAAAWGIFAVADHVYGRRAGACAVLLWAVLPVGIVQSMAYSESLFTALAAWSLYAVLTGRWLTAGLLAALAGLTRPVGLAVVAAVWVAAVASFGRERSTADGQVARPGERAPAPSGDGPAERVAALDGARDAARAPSVVRRALAMLLAPLGAAGYVLWVGHHTGKGPLGYLDVQAGWRNGFDGGAAFARFVADKFTSFPSALAGVGLIVGVGLVVWLYVVCVRQRQPLALLVYAGVVTALALCASSYFGSKPRLLLPAFPLLLPLAMALARLRIPRSALVVGGVAVASAVYGAFWLNGSGPP; this is encoded by the coding sequence GTGACCGATCTTGCGACGCGCGTGACAGTCCCCGGCGACACGGCCCTGCGCAGAGCGGCCCCGGCCCTGCTCGGGTACGCGGCCGTGCGCGCCCTGGGTCTGCTCGCCCTGGTCCTGTGGAGCGGTGCGCGTGACAAGAGCGCGTACACACTGCTGACGGCCCGCTGGGACGCGTTGTGGTACACGCGGGTCGCCGAACTCGGCTACGGCTACGAGGTGCGCCTGCCGAACGGCGACGTGCACTCGAACCTGGCCTTCTTCCCGCTGCTGCCCTGGCTGGAGCGGCTGCTGCACGCCGTCACGCCCCTGTCGTACGCCGACGCCGGCTTCGTCGTCAGCCTGCTCGCCTCGCTCGCGGCGGCCTGGGGGATCTTCGCGGTCGCGGACCATGTGTACGGCCGCAGGGCCGGTGCATGCGCGGTGCTGCTGTGGGCGGTGCTGCCGGTCGGGATCGTGCAGTCGATGGCGTACAGCGAGTCGCTGTTCACGGCGCTCGCCGCCTGGTCGCTGTATGCCGTGCTGACCGGTCGCTGGCTGACGGCGGGCCTGCTGGCCGCGCTGGCGGGGCTGACCCGGCCGGTCGGGCTCGCCGTCGTCGCGGCCGTGTGGGTGGCCGCGGTCGCCTCGTTCGGGCGAGAACGCAGCACGGCGGACGGGCAGGTCGCTCGTCCGGGCGAACGCGCCCCAGCGCCGTCCGGAGACGGCCCCGCAGAGCGTGTGGCCGCGCTCGACGGCGCACGGGACGCTGCGCGCGCCCCCAGTGTCGTACGACGCGCCCTGGCCATGCTGCTGGCCCCGCTCGGCGCCGCCGGCTACGTCCTGTGGGTCGGCCATCACACCGGCAAGGGCCCGCTGGGCTATCTGGACGTCCAGGCGGGCTGGCGCAACGGCTTCGACGGCGGGGCCGCCTTCGCCCGCTTCGTCGCCGACAAGTTCACGTCGTTCCCGTCGGCCCTGGCGGGCGTCGGACTGATCGTCGGGGTCGGACTGGTGGTCTGGCTGTACGTCGTCTGCGTACGGCAGCGTCAGCCGCTTGCGCTGCTGGTGTACGCGGGCGTGGTCACCGCGCTCGCCCTGTGCGCGTCGAGCTACTTCGGCTCGAAACCGCGCCTGCTGCTGCCCGCCTTCCCGCTGCTGCTGCCCCTCGCCATGGCCCTGGCGCGGCTGCGTATCCCCAGGTCGGCGCTGGTGGTCGGCGGTGTCGCGGTGGCATCGGCCGTGTACGGAGCGTTCTGGCTGAACGGCTCCGGTCCACCGTGA
- a CDS encoding phosphatase PAP2 family protein, which produces MRTERNLTRLDRVFARLDREPERPAHIDVPKMSRHRVALLTGTLAFYLAIVWAVVTTSWLVRLDWQVMFFRPYQQWQGIHWFVDYYVVLGQRGPTAVMVAAWLGWRSWRQHTLRPLLTLGASLLLLNITVGAAKLGMGRLGPHYATTIGSNEMGLGGDIFPSGHTANAVVTWGILAYLASTPRARRWLSAVSAVTSLGVGMATVYLGTHWLSDVLLGWAAGLLILLALPWCEPLIARAEVAIFDLRDRWRARGGAPAPAAPVGSPVLLKRRPAAQEDVAARESVSSSPRSARAPAYLAPGPHTARSERTPVTPVGSRRPPHSDRMPRGATASTARPLTGG; this is translated from the coding sequence GTGCGTACCGAACGAAACCTCACCCGTCTGGACCGGGTGTTCGCGAGGCTGGACCGGGAGCCTGAACGGCCAGCCCACATCGATGTGCCGAAGATGAGCAGGCACAGGGTCGCCTTGCTGACCGGGACCCTGGCCTTCTATCTGGCGATCGTGTGGGCCGTGGTGACCACCTCCTGGCTGGTCCGCCTGGACTGGCAGGTCATGTTCTTCCGGCCGTACCAGCAGTGGCAGGGCATCCACTGGTTCGTCGACTACTACGTGGTTCTCGGCCAGCGCGGCCCGACCGCGGTGATGGTCGCGGCCTGGCTGGGCTGGCGCTCCTGGCGGCAGCACACACTGCGCCCGCTGCTGACGCTGGGCGCCTCGCTGCTGCTGCTGAACATCACGGTCGGCGCCGCCAAACTCGGCATGGGCCGTCTGGGACCGCACTACGCGACCACGATCGGCTCGAACGAGATGGGTCTCGGCGGCGATATATTTCCCAGCGGCCACACCGCGAACGCCGTGGTGACCTGGGGAATCCTGGCCTATCTGGCCTCCACACCACGAGCCCGCCGCTGGCTGTCCGCCGTGTCCGCGGTGACCTCGCTGGGCGTCGGGATGGCCACTGTCTACCTCGGTACGCACTGGCTGAGCGACGTGCTCCTCGGCTGGGCCGCCGGCCTGCTGATCCTGCTGGCCCTTCCGTGGTGCGAGCCGCTGATCGCCAGGGCCGAGGTCGCGATCTTCGACCTGCGCGACCGCTGGCGCGCCCGCGGTGGCGCCCCGGCACCGGCCGCTCCGGTCGGCTCCCCGGTGCTGCTCAAGCGGCGGCCGGCCGCGCAGGAGGACGTCGCGGCGCGCGAGTCGGTCTCCTCCTCGCCCCGCTCGGCCCGGGCGCCCGCCTACCTGGCCCCGGGCCCGCACACGGCCCGCTCGGAGCGCACCCCGGTCACTCCGGTCGGCAGCCGCCGCCCACCGCACTCGGACCGCATGCCACGCGGCGCTACGGCCTCCACGGCCCGCCCGCTCACAGGCGGCTGA
- a CDS encoding MFS transporter, translating to MSGTTTAAAALRRRAAGAGANRWVVLVVLCTSLLLVAVDATVLHVAVPAVTEDLKPGAISLLWIVDVYPLACASLLILFGTLGDRVGRRRILLLGYGLFGVASGLAALAHDPLVLILARALLGVGGAMIMPATLSILRQVFPDRRERAVAIGVWSAVAAVGAAVGPLLGGFLLEHFWWGSVFLVNIPLMLVSLPVGRLLLPESRGAGDGPWDVVGALMAAAGLFGVVLGVKQLGGGDPGVLAAVPLAVGALLLVLFVRRQRRRTHPLVDLGMFARPAFSTAVGCIVLAMLALVGLELIAAQYLQLVLELSPLETGLRLLPLTFAAMAAGLAGARMLRRFGPRRMVCFGFCLTAVAVLVLTAMGATDNTGLLLSGFLLLGFGLETTLFGAYESMLSEAPPAQAGGAAAIGETSYQLGAGMGIALLGTVMNAAYTPGLSKVPGVPASASSAAGHSLGEAYDVAARLGGPVGVALRRAARDSFVHGLHVTLLVSAGLLLLGAVMALRLPRVMQCGEPAAAATVDLPAPREVADSRVSA from the coding sequence ATGTCCGGGACGACCACGGCCGCCGCTGCGCTGCGCCGTCGGGCGGCCGGGGCCGGTGCAAACCGCTGGGTCGTCCTCGTCGTCCTCTGCACGAGCCTGCTGCTGGTCGCGGTCGACGCGACAGTGCTGCACGTGGCGGTGCCCGCCGTCACCGAGGACCTCAAGCCCGGCGCGATATCGCTGCTCTGGATCGTCGACGTCTACCCCCTCGCCTGCGCCTCGCTGCTGATCCTCTTCGGCACGCTCGGCGACCGGGTCGGCCGCAGACGGATCCTCCTTCTCGGCTACGGCCTCTTCGGCGTCGCCTCCGGTCTCGCGGCCCTCGCCCACGACCCGCTGGTTCTGATCCTCGCGCGGGCGCTGCTCGGCGTCGGCGGCGCGATGATCATGCCCGCGACGCTCTCGATCCTCCGCCAGGTCTTTCCGGACCGGCGCGAGCGGGCGGTCGCGATCGGCGTCTGGAGCGCGGTCGCCGCGGTCGGCGCGGCGGTCGGCCCGCTGCTCGGCGGCTTCCTCCTTGAGCACTTCTGGTGGGGCTCGGTCTTCCTCGTCAACATCCCGCTGATGCTGGTCAGCCTGCCGGTGGGCCGGCTGCTGCTGCCCGAGTCGCGGGGGGCGGGCGACGGCCCCTGGGACGTCGTCGGCGCGCTGATGGCCGCCGCCGGACTGTTCGGCGTGGTCCTGGGCGTGAAGCAGCTCGGCGGCGGCGATCCGGGCGTGCTCGCCGCGGTGCCCCTGGCCGTGGGCGCGCTGCTGCTGGTCCTTTTCGTACGACGGCAGCGGCGCCGTACGCACCCGCTCGTCGACCTCGGAATGTTCGCGCGGCCCGCCTTCAGCACGGCCGTGGGGTGCATCGTGCTCGCGATGCTCGCCCTGGTGGGCCTTGAGCTGATCGCGGCGCAGTATCTGCAGCTGGTGCTGGAACTGTCACCGCTGGAAACGGGACTGCGACTGCTGCCGCTGACGTTCGCGGCGATGGCGGCGGGCCTGGCGGGGGCGCGCATGCTCCGCCGTTTCGGCCCGCGCCGGATGGTCTGCTTCGGGTTCTGCCTCACCGCCGTGGCCGTACTGGTGCTCACGGCGATGGGCGCGACCGACAACACGGGCCTGCTGCTGTCCGGGTTCCTCCTGCTGGGCTTCGGCCTGGAGACGACGCTCTTCGGGGCGTACGAGTCGATGCTGAGCGAGGCCCCGCCGGCTCAGGCGGGTGGCGCGGCGGCGATCGGCGAGACGTCGTACCAGCTCGGGGCGGGCATGGGCATCGCCCTCCTGGGCACCGTCATGAACGCGGCCTACACGCCCGGACTCTCGAAGGTGCCCGGCGTCCCCGCGTCGGCGTCCTCGGCCGCGGGGCATTCGCTGGGCGAGGCGTACGACGTCGCCGCGCGGCTCGGCGGGCCCGTCGGAGTGGCGCTGCGACGGGCGGCCCGGGACTCCTTCGTGCACGGGCTGCATGTGACCCTGCTGGTCAGCGCGGGACTGCTGCTGCTCGGTGCGGTGATGGCGCTGCGGTTGCCGCGGGTCATGCAGTGCGGCGAGCCTGCGGCAGCGGCAACGGTGGACCTCCCGGCACCCCGAGAAGTAGCCGACTCCCGCGTCTCGGCCTGA
- a CDS encoding I78 family peptidase inhibitor — MAPIPTPQAEPQDSPDGYVGLEAARAERLAREKGWPTVRSLPPGAIITMEYRVGRLNFEVKDGTVARAWKG, encoded by the coding sequence ATGGCACCGATTCCCACTCCTCAAGCGGAGCCCCAGGACAGTCCGGACGGGTACGTCGGCCTCGAAGCGGCCAGGGCCGAGCGGCTCGCGCGCGAGAAGGGCTGGCCCACGGTGCGCTCACTGCCACCGGGCGCGATCATCACCATGGAGTACCGCGTCGGGCGGCTGAACTTCGAGGTCAAGGACGGCACGGTGGCCCGGGCCTGGAAGGGCTGA
- a CDS encoding helix-turn-helix transcriptional regulator, producing MLETSARLLRLLSLLQAHREWSGADLAGRLGVTPRTVRRDVDRLRELGYPVNASPGTGGGYQLGAGAELPPLLLDDDEAVAVAVGLRTAAGQGIEGIGETSVRALAKLEQVLPGRLRRRVGALNAFTVPMLRGPQPDAVDPAVLTEVANLCRDSERLRFEYRSHDDVSTRRTVEPHRLVCTERRWYLVAWDLDRDDWRTFRVDRITPKPPHGPRFAPRTPPAEDLAAYVSKGVSTRAYASHAVVRLLVPLEEARERVSPSAGRLEAESPDSCILHTGAASLDVMVIHVMLMGFEFEVLEPADLTEAIRTARDRLSRALLREAPHDSPRTRDGAGRTPGTRSGSRAAS from the coding sequence ATGTTGGAGACCTCGGCACGACTGCTGCGCCTGCTCTCGCTCCTCCAGGCCCATCGCGAGTGGTCGGGCGCCGACCTCGCCGGCCGTCTCGGCGTCACCCCGCGCACCGTGCGCCGGGACGTCGACCGGCTGCGTGAGCTGGGCTACCCCGTCAACGCCAGCCCCGGCACCGGCGGCGGCTATCAGCTGGGCGCGGGTGCCGAGCTGCCGCCGCTGCTGCTGGACGACGACGAGGCGGTCGCCGTCGCCGTCGGGCTGCGAACGGCCGCCGGACAGGGCATCGAGGGCATCGGCGAGACCTCCGTACGGGCGCTCGCCAAGCTGGAGCAGGTGCTGCCCGGCCGGCTGCGCCGTCGTGTCGGCGCCCTCAACGCCTTCACCGTGCCGATGCTGCGCGGCCCCCAGCCCGACGCCGTCGACCCGGCCGTCCTCACCGAGGTGGCCAACCTCTGCCGGGACTCCGAGCGCCTGCGCTTCGAGTACCGCAGCCACGACGACGTCTCCACCCGCCGTACCGTCGAACCGCACCGCCTGGTGTGCACCGAGCGCCGCTGGTACCTGGTCGCCTGGGACCTGGACCGCGACGACTGGCGTACGTTCCGCGTCGACCGCATCACGCCCAAGCCGCCGCACGGCCCGCGCTTCGCCCCGCGCACCCCGCCCGCCGAGGATCTCGCCGCCTATGTCTCGAAGGGCGTCTCCACGCGCGCGTACGCCTCGCACGCCGTCGTCCGGCTGCTCGTACCACTGGAGGAGGCCAGGGAGCGCGTCTCGCCCTCGGCCGGCCGACTGGAGGCGGAGAGCCCGGACAGCTGCATCCTGCACACCGGGGCCGCGAGCCTCGACGTGATGGTGATTCACGTGATGCTGATGGGCTTCGAGTTCGAGGTGCTGGAGCCCGCCGACCTCACCGAGGCGATCAGGACCGCTCGGGACCGGCTGTCTCGCGCTCTTCTCCGCGAGGCTCCTCACGACTCGCCGCGAACTCGGGATGGTGCAGGTCGAACGCCGGGGACTCGGAGCGGATCACGGGCAGCGTCGTGA